ttttaagtttagtaaAATTGGAACAACTGATTGTAAACATAACACGTTGATGTTCGAAAATCAACAAATCCATGGTCTGCTTTGCATTGTTCCAAATATaggataaataaacaaattgtttaCTTAGTATTTAGAAAATTAGCAGCCATCCTTTTCACAGATCAGTTAAGAAGTTTTCTTCTTTCCCAAAACACAACAAAGGTGTTTATTTACTCTAAAGCCAAAGTTTTGAACCGGCTTCTAGAGATGTTCGAAAAGGATAAAGATTCTTCTGTTATTCAAAGGATGCCTCGGAACACTGTTACCTACAAAGTGCAAGAGCAAGCATCTTCTTCGTTATCCGATCATTGCTCAAGTTTCcagaggtccgtcctaaaatagccttcCGACAACTTCAACACGGAACGTTAATCTTAAACTTCAGATGTAGGCTCCGAGATTACCTTTTGCCGCCGCAGCTGCTACTTTCTAAACATTGTAATCTTTATGTTGTGGGATGGATAACAAAGTTTGGATCGTTATATTATCCATCCATACATGGGTCTGGATAATATAAAGATTCAGATCCATGGATCCTGAATGAAAAGATGGAATGTCTCAAATATTTGTTATGTACGGcatagttcagaaaaaaatttaaaaaaaattcttttgtaattagAAATAGCAACTAATGATTAAATTTGCttgtaaattaagaatattaagaatCTGAGTCATTGCGTTAATGGCATTGTGAAATTGTGAGGATATTGTTCCAACCTATTACATTGTGTAACTAAgtaactttgaattaaaatttattgttacgTTTAATAAATAACTTCTATTGCAATTTCCGAGACACATGTGAAATGTAATTTACTCTGCTTTTCTGaagttgatataaaatttttatattagcgtgaagtaaaataaaatattttatttgcaaggTTGCAATATCTGCAGTAAAGCAGGTTTTGCAGTTTACCACTGAACAAATAacaaagtacaattttttgttgGTTGTTGAAATTCGATTATCAGATGCTTTTTGACTTAATTCATCTCTAAATTTTCAAGAATGGTTTAAATACTGGAAGATTTGaagattttgttaaataatctGTGTTTTATGTTGTAcctatatataaaacaaattatttgccTATCAGAAATATGTgtgtatttgttttgtttattattttggtaaattattgaaaactgcaGATTTGTTACATGTCTCAAGTATGTTTCTTGTATTTCACCTTTTCAATAGTTAGGTTTACGTGTGCTATAAATGATACCAATCATTAATAATTGGATTTACTTAATCGCTTCAAAATTATCCTATATATGATTTCATTATAGAAATAGAAATCAGTgatatggaatttttaataatgaacctCTATGAAATCAACTCATTAATACTAAATGGACCATTTAAAACTGTTATgaggaaaacaaatttttcgatCTGAAAGACTTTTATTTCAATCTCAATTTAAGAATTGTAATATTTACAGTTACAATTTAACGTGCTTTAGACGTAACTTtcgtattttagaataaatttaatcttcTTGCTCCCTCTATTTATTTGAGTGGCATCTTTTGTAAAATACTGACAGGTGTTATTGTATGTAAAGTtcgaaaaatagattttgaatacAAACctatgaagttttttaaaaattaaagaagcagAAAAAATACCCTTGATATAtcgacattatttataaattatctgcAAATATGGTGAGATGATTCATAGCTGTTATTAGTTTCTAAAAAAGTCTGGCAAGAAATATTTCTTgctaaattcttttcatttcattgagCGATTCTTTTAAATCATGCTAATTGAAGTTGATAGATGAGGCGCCTATCTCCGGTTGGGGCTTATCGCCAGTAATAATAAAACTGCAAGAGAGCCTTGCCTTTGTTATTTTTCCGTGATAATGTGATTTTTGGCATCGAATTTcggttgtttttattaaaatatataaaaatcgatttttttttcatttgttaaatacaaataaattctctTGTGCTTAAAAAAAGACTATATAATTCAAAGCTTTCGCCtgggttacttttttttttcatgtaaaattcgTTAAATGCTGTCTACtgtattattataaacattagtTAATGAAGTTTATAACAAATAGAGTTAATAACAGTTGCATTACCTGTgaataatacatacatatatttcaCATTACTAACAGTTATAGAAGAAGCTCTAAGCAGTTAACAATATATGTTTCAAATAGGATGATTCATTGCACAGAATGttgattaataatgtttaaaaaaattctgattaaagaATGAATCATCATTTTTAGGATTGtctaattagtaataatattatagCTTGTAGTTTGTTATCCATAGTATGTAGCTTTgtgaaaaatgagtttaaaaaaaagaagaaaaaaaggaaagaaaaaaatgtttctttttatccTTTCAGCCCATTTACCAGAATCAGCATGCCATTCATAGTGCCATGAATGAAAAGCCTGCTTCTAAGCCTGATTTTGCTAGCAATCTCTCTGAATTGGACAGTTTATTGGAAGATCTGAATTCAGCACGTTATGCAAATTATCCTGCCAAAAAAGGTATTGAGTagatccttttttattattaaaaaacctCACTTATGGCTCATTAAAgctgttttttaatttctgtttctctattttttttatatttgagaattGTCTGTATCTTATATTGATAAGTAATcctagaatttatattttgattgaatcctagattttttttttatattttgacttaaaCTGGCAGTTTATATTGACTAGACATGAGATTAATGTATTGGCGccagatttgaattattttggaatGCGTTTTCTCCATAtgtaattgtgaattttttttaaaaaccttaaaagtCGTTTATTATCACTTTTAGTATTCATCCAAGGTGACAGATTTTTGGACGAGTTTTTGGTCGATTGGCACGATTTTatagtatttggcgagaaatcgtACATTAATCTTAATTCTTTAACTTCATATCTATACAGCCTATGGATTTGCCAAACTGtagttataatttcataattgtaaattagcaatatttagctgtaatttaatattctctgaattgaatatgtttttaaattgtattttcgtTTTCATGctcaggaattaaaatttttgatatgcaaatatttaaaaatatatatgtatgaatatttttttattttattataatttaaaaaatctttcaacccTAAAActcatttgttcttttttttagttattgtgacAAAGTGTGGAATGCTACAGGTTCTGTAGTTCCTCACCatagaattaattaaacattttttttagataacctatttaaaaattataaatctattcaattcattcaataaattatttttaaaaaaaatatcagtttttagtgtatttatattctgtatataaatttagtgacatagtaaataattttattctgttctttataatcaatatcttttatttatttttttacataaatcatttttttttaggaTATACATCTCCTAGTTACAATGTTTACAGTAATGAAACCACAATCAAAAATTCTTCCAATGGATATGCAGAGCCTATTAGACCAACTGTTGATAGTCTCCTGGATGAACTTCAAAGTGGCTTGCCAGATACTCCCAAACAGTATGCATAAAATTTACATATCATATAACTATTTgtccagtatatttttaaaagggtTAAACACAcatagaatattgtttaataatttagaaCATGCTGTTGGTTAggtgcatttatattattttttatgcacactcttcttcttatttttgaaCTACTGTATGTTGTATGTTTGTTTCTAATGTATAGAACTTTTGTTTCATTCCGTTTTTAGTTCAAATGTGAAGTATAAAGAGAGTATTCAGTCTACTGTCACCTACCCTCCCCTTCCCCAGACAGTTGATTCGTCTGCACCTGCTGCATCTTCAGCTACCAAGGAACTCGATGATCTCATGGCCTCTTTATCAGATTTCAAGGTAAACCAATTTCCCTTCTGACtatgtataaatttatcttttcttattgaaTACCTGGTTTATCATGAAATGAAATGTCATGATAAAAGAAGCTTCTTCATTCTGGATCTTTcttatattataaagtttttaaaaaaaattaagaatgccATATATCCtttctgtattttgaaattgaataaatttttgaaaattcctatctattaaaaagcaatatttaggaattataaatctattattaacttattaataaaatcaacaatattaaacaaaatacatgaataaaatgcattttcaaaaatgagaaaaaactgtatgagtaaaaaaaaacaaaaaacaaatttcagaGGTGTAGTAAAACTAATATTGAATTTTGGACTACTAATTGTTACCTTCTTCATTAATGTATTGCTAACCCCAAACTATATGCTCTGTTTAGGTAATTTCATCTCAGCATAAATTAAGCTTTCTATACGCTTGtttttaatagaagaaatatGTTACATAAGGTTTTCTTACAGATCAGATAACATATATTTTCTTACTGCATTACATGAATATATTCTATGCTGAAACAATTTACaaattagttaatatattaaagataaactTTATGGAATTTTGAGAAATATGTGTGATTAATTTCTTGCACAATGTATTCatttatcaattcattttgtATTAGCAATCCTTAATTAGATATATTTGTTTGCATTGTAAAGCATTTGAAATGCAGTTTATATCAGAGTGAGACATTTTTCctcaaaatatcaaattgttaaaaacttttatgatattactgtcttgttagtaaaaaaaataaaaacattcatttttataataatgccttgtttatttttaaattatgctttttttaaatttatattttttcttgtattattaaatatctaaatcaCAGAGCAGTATACTTTTAGTCTTCTATAATTAAAACAAGTCCTTCTAGAGTGgggtttattttttgttttgcattttaagtGTGTAGGTTTCTTATCcctttcaacaaataaataaacagttgtttaaataaataaaattttaaaaaataaggaggAGAAAAAAAGCCTTTCCTTCGACCACCTCTCTTCCCAGCCAAGTGGTTTACATATTTAAGGAAACTGCTGGGTGTGGGTGGGGTGTGTCCCGGAGAAGTTCCTCTGCCAGGTTTTGATTCTAAAAATAGCAGCAATACATGTGGcaaaaacaaaaactataaaaaaactcCTTAAAACTTGCTCCCTGTCAAAACCACCCACTCACCACCCCAAAATAACCCCCATCATACTTTTCAAGCGAAGGAGATGTAGGGCACTTCCCTTAATTTGGAACCTCCCTGCCAATCCTGTCAGTCTGCCCTTTTCAGTCAACTTGTAACTGAACAGTGggggaaagagaaaaaaactgataaagaaaattcaCCATTTTTCCCACAATTCTCCTGCTGCTGGAGAAAATTTTACTCTCTACTCTCTAGCAGTTTTCTTCAACAACTTCTGCTGGATAACTGCTCTGTGATCTACTTGTAGATTTGTGATTGTAGTATGAGTGTGTATTGAGATAGAAGTTGTAGAAAGGTTTGTTTATTTCTCTGAAGCAGAGTACAAGTCCTGCATTATAAATATTCCTGGTGTTTCTCCCAGCCTCTTTCTCACTGGATAAATACTTTCTAGTGTACTACTTCTGAATTGTGATTTCAGTTTGTGTTTGTATATTGGAATATAATTTGTTGACTTTTTTCTCCTCTAGCACACACAGCCAACTAAACCGGCTGAGGCCCAGTACGCCAAGCCCAATAAGGTGAGCAAGTCACCGACAGGAACTTCTAAAGGTGTTGATCAATTGGATTCTATGCTTGGTACTTTACAATCGGATATGAGCAAACAAGGTGTCAACACAAGTCCAAAGGGTCATTGCACTGCTTGCAATAAGCCCATTGTTGGTCAGGTAAGTGTTcaagtttattttagaaaatataaaagtactGGAAGTGGTCAGCATTGTATTGTAAAGTCAGCATTGCATtgtaaagttttgctttttatatgttcaaatcaactgaattatcttaaaataaatttctaaggaaataaaataagatctaaaattattaagaaatattttttgcagtctgatttatttttacatttttggtgaatatattgttaattttttaaaataaacggaATTATTTGTTTGCTTATTAAATTGAcacttttaaagtttaaaataaattgttgttttataatgcatattttttactaaaagcattctaaaaaaaatagaatttctaaaattttaactagcTGTTTGGTTATTGTGAACTAGCTTCCtttctgttttcttaaaataaaaaaacgataTTTCAATTTAAGCAGTAGGTAAAAGCTTGATATCAAGAATTCTGTCATTACactattatttgcaatttataatattggtttttggtaaattttatcaaaaaatctttcttaattatttaaaaagctgaATGAAAAggtttttgtaaatgaataatatttcctttgcatcacaaatgataaaataaaaaataagttatttaatggGGTGGATATGAATTTATTGTTTGTAGAAACTCATTTTGTagcttgatttttttcccttctttttttaaaatattttttttatatataatgaatgtaTATCTCATAATGGTCAcatcaaaatgaattaatatttttctttttctccttgaTAGGTTGTGACAGCATTGGGTAAAACATGGCACAAAGAACATTTTGTCTGTGGTCATTGCCATCAAGAGCTGGgaactaaaaacttttttgaaagagATGGTGTTCCTTATTGTGAAACAGATTACCACAATATCTTTTCTCCCAAGTGTGCATACTGCAATGCTGCCATTTTAGGAGTGAGTTTTAATCTCTATTCTTCTCTTTAATAttaatctacaaatatttttaaatgattattgcaatttttatttcttaaaaattgaaagaacttTTATTCCAGTCATATTTGTTtcagttaaatataattatatatattttttaaatctattttcagaaatgcattaCAGCTCTTGAAAAAACATGGCATCCAGAACATTTCTTTTGCACTCAGTGTGGCAAACAATTTGGGGAGGAAGGCTTCCATGAAAAAGATGGAAAACCTTATTGTCGGGATGATTTCTTGGAAAATTTTGCCCTTAAATGTGCTGGTTGCAATCGACCCATTACAGAAAACTATATTTCTGCTATGAATAGTCAATGGCATCCTGGCTGTTTTGCTTGCAGAGTAAGTTGAGAGGTCTTTTGTGCACATTAACTtctatgtttcataaattttcctttgtttaaaaaaaaacaatcaaaactcAGTAACtcaataatttaacaaatgaaaaagatGCACAGAATGACTGTTTCATTATGTACTATTCAGTTGTAAGTATTAATATTGTTTCAGTCATAtgaatattctttctttgataATAAGCAATAgggatttaattaataaactaaatattataatcatcattaattaaaaaaaacttcagcagttgaattttgaatcatattgaaaaaacgtttttctgaactgaaaatattattttagaggcATTAGTTATTCATTTGTGGAAGTTGAAATATGTATCGTAAAactatacatttataattttaaatctgaaacatgTTATCTGTTTATACTGAATCATTGAATTTagcattaattgaataaaatattagtgtgatataaaaatgagaaaagttattgagatttgattttttttcctccttatttttattattattgagatGATTAAAATCATTTGGAACAAAGCAGAATAGTTTTAT
The Argiope bruennichi chromosome 6, qqArgBrue1.1, whole genome shotgun sequence DNA segment above includes these coding regions:
- the LOC129972244 gene encoding paxillin-like isoform X5, with product MATSTIPPSVLHSFNQFRKESPPPGYALLADLQNQTQLNLSSAVCPTPPSTNSYAAVMSHGPRPSNATVTTTVTTERYEYRNGAPDDQPIYQNQHAIHSAMNEKPASKPDFASNLSELDSLLEDLNSARYANYPAKKGYTSPSYNVYSNETTIKNSSNGYAEPIRPTVDSLLDELQSGLPDTPKHSNVKYKESIQSTVTYPPLPQTVDSSAPAASSATKELDDLMASLSDFKHTQPTKPAEAQYAKPNKVSKSPTGTSKGVDQLDSMLGTLQSDMSKQGVNTSPKGHCTACNKPIVGQVVTALGKTWHKEHFVCGHCHQELGTKNFFERDGVPYCETDYHNIFSPKCAYCNAAILGKCITALEKTWHPEHFFCTQCGKQFGEEGFHEKDGKPYCRDDFLENFALKCAGCNRPITENYISAMNSQWHPGCFACRQEKNEA
- the LOC129972244 gene encoding leupaxin-like isoform X1 encodes the protein MATSTIPPSVLHSFNQFRKESPPPGYALLADLQNQTQLNLSSAVCPTPPSTNSYAAVMSHGPRPSNATVTTTVTTERYEYRNGAPDDQPIYQNQHAIHSAMNEKPASKPDFASNLSELDSLLEDLNSARYANYPAKKGYTSPSYNVYSNETTIKNSSNGYAEPIRPTVDSLLDELQSGLPDTPKHSNVKYKESIQSTVTYPPLPQTVDSSAPAASSATKELDDLMASLSDFKHTQPTKPAEAQYAKPNKVSKSPTGTSKGVDQLDSMLGTLQSDMSKQGVNTSPKGHCTACNKPIVGQVVTALGKTWHKEHFVCGHCHQELGTKNFFERDGVPYCETDYHNIFSPKCAYCNAAILGKCITALEKTWHPEHFFCTQCGKQFGEEGFHEKDGKPYCRDDFLENFALKCAGCNRPITENYISAMNSQWHPGCFACRDCRQPFNGGSFFEHEGQPYCELHYHAKRGSLCAGCHKPISGRCVTAMSRKFHPEHFVCSFCLKQLNKGTFKEQNDKPYCHPCFEKLFA
- the LOC129972244 gene encoding paxillin-like isoform X3 translates to MEDLDALLADLQNQTQLNLSSAVCPTPPSTNSYAAVMSHGPRPSNATVTTTVTTERYEYRNGAPDDQPIYQNQHAIHSAMNEKPASKPDFASNLSELDSLLEDLNSARYANYPAKKGYTSPSYNVYSNETTIKNSSNGYAEPIRPTVDSLLDELQSGLPDTPKHSNVKYKESIQSTVTYPPLPQTVDSSAPAASSATKELDDLMASLSDFKHTQPTKPAEAQYAKPNKVSKSPTGTSKGVDQLDSMLGTLQSDMSKQGVNTSPKGHCTACNKPIVGQVVTALGKTWHKEHFVCGHCHQELGTKNFFERDGVPYCETDYHNIFSPKCAYCNAAILGKCITALEKTWHPEHFFCTQCGKQFGEEGFHEKDGKPYCRDDFLENFALKCAGCNRPITENYISAMNSQWHPGCFACRDCRQPFNGGSFFEHEGQPYCELHYHAKRGSLCAGCHKPISGRCVTAMSRKFHPEHFVCSFCLKQLNKGTFKEQNDKPYCHPCFEKLFA
- the LOC129972244 gene encoding paxillin-like isoform X2 — encoded protein: MEEDSVDALLADLQNQTQLNLSSAVCPTPPSTNSYAAVMSHGPRPSNATVTTTVTTERYEYRNGAPDDQPIYQNQHAIHSAMNEKPASKPDFASNLSELDSLLEDLNSARYANYPAKKGYTSPSYNVYSNETTIKNSSNGYAEPIRPTVDSLLDELQSGLPDTPKHSNVKYKESIQSTVTYPPLPQTVDSSAPAASSATKELDDLMASLSDFKHTQPTKPAEAQYAKPNKVSKSPTGTSKGVDQLDSMLGTLQSDMSKQGVNTSPKGHCTACNKPIVGQVVTALGKTWHKEHFVCGHCHQELGTKNFFERDGVPYCETDYHNIFSPKCAYCNAAILGKCITALEKTWHPEHFFCTQCGKQFGEEGFHEKDGKPYCRDDFLENFALKCAGCNRPITENYISAMNSQWHPGCFACRDCRQPFNGGSFFEHEGQPYCELHYHAKRGSLCAGCHKPISGRCVTAMSRKFHPEHFVCSFCLKQLNKGTFKEQNDKPYCHPCFEKLFA
- the LOC129972244 gene encoding paxillin-like isoform X4 produces the protein MSHGPRPSNATVTTTVTTERYEYRNGAPDDQPIYQNQHAIHSAMNEKPASKPDFASNLSELDSLLEDLNSARYANYPAKKGYTSPSYNVYSNETTIKNSSNGYAEPIRPTVDSLLDELQSGLPDTPKHSNVKYKESIQSTVTYPPLPQTVDSSAPAASSATKELDDLMASLSDFKHTQPTKPAEAQYAKPNKVSKSPTGTSKGVDQLDSMLGTLQSDMSKQGVNTSPKGHCTACNKPIVGQVVTALGKTWHKEHFVCGHCHQELGTKNFFERDGVPYCETDYHNIFSPKCAYCNAAILGKCITALEKTWHPEHFFCTQCGKQFGEEGFHEKDGKPYCRDDFLENFALKCAGCNRPITENYISAMNSQWHPGCFACRDCRQPFNGGSFFEHEGQPYCELHYHAKRGSLCAGCHKPISGRCVTAMSRKFHPEHFVCSFCLKQLNKGTFKEQNDKPYCHPCFEKLFA